From a single Deinococcus humi genomic region:
- a CDS encoding ABC transporter substrate-binding protein yields MKKIALFALVSALLAGSASAQEKVTVTVAAFPSLDTSIKAVLPAWNKLHPNITIKLVAQEFADHHNAMTTALATGQGLPDVMALEIGYVGKFAEGKGLEDLNKAPYNATQYKKLFTPFTVAQATSSDKRFIAMPTDIGPGTLLYRKDVLDKAGVDPAQLNKSWESYIAAGKTIKAKTGASLINTAQSIYGVVSRTNLKPGEGIYFDSKNNLLVGPDNARFVRAFTLAKQVRAEGLDAKIGEWSNEWYDAFKQGTVASQFSGAWLTGALESWMAPDTKGMWRVENLPEGGYASWGGSFYAIPTAAKNKQWAWEFIKFMTMDKAQQLTAFTINGAFPALLTAQNDNLFSQGVAFLGNQKARVLWRDAARKTQPIDVNKYDSVADQIVNTELTNVLEQGKDIKQALTDARAQILRRAR; encoded by the coding sequence CCGGATCGGCCAGCGCCCAGGAGAAAGTCACCGTGACCGTCGCCGCCTTCCCCAGCCTCGACACCTCGATCAAGGCTGTTCTGCCCGCCTGGAACAAGTTGCACCCCAACATCACCATCAAACTGGTGGCCCAGGAATTTGCTGATCACCACAACGCCATGACCACCGCCTTGGCCACCGGGCAGGGCCTGCCCGACGTGATGGCCCTGGAAATCGGCTACGTGGGCAAGTTTGCCGAGGGTAAGGGCCTGGAAGACCTGAACAAGGCCCCCTACAACGCCACGCAGTACAAGAAGCTGTTCACGCCGTTCACGGTGGCACAGGCCACCAGCTCGGACAAGCGTTTCATCGCCATGCCCACCGACATCGGCCCCGGCACGCTGCTGTACCGCAAGGACGTGCTGGACAAGGCTGGCGTTGATCCCGCGCAGCTCAACAAGAGCTGGGAAAGCTACATCGCCGCCGGCAAGACCATCAAGGCCAAGACCGGGGCGTCGCTGATCAACACCGCGCAGAGCATCTACGGCGTGGTCAGCCGCACCAATCTCAAGCCCGGCGAGGGCATCTACTTCGACAGCAAGAACAACCTGCTGGTCGGCCCTGACAACGCCCGTTTCGTGCGGGCCTTCACCCTGGCCAAGCAGGTGCGCGCCGAGGGCCTGGACGCCAAGATCGGCGAGTGGAGCAACGAGTGGTACGACGCGTTTAAACAAGGCACCGTCGCCTCGCAGTTCAGCGGCGCGTGGCTGACCGGCGCCCTGGAAAGCTGGATGGCCCCCGACACCAAGGGCATGTGGCGGGTGGAAAACCTGCCCGAGGGCGGTTACGCCTCGTGGGGCGGCTCGTTCTACGCCATTCCCACGGCGGCCAAGAACAAGCAGTGGGCCTGGGAGTTCATCAAGTTCATGACCATGGACAAGGCCCAGCAACTCACGGCCTTCACCATCAACGGCGCGTTCCCCGCGCTGCTGACCGCCCAGAACGACAACCTCTTCAGCCAGGGCGTGGCGTTCCTGGGCAACCAAAAGGCCCGCGTGCTGTGGCGCGACGCTGCCCGCAAGACCCAGCCCATCGACGTGAACAAGTACGACTCGGTGGCCGATCAGATCGTCAACACCGAGCTGACCAACGTGCTCGAGCAGGGCAAGGACATCAAGCAGGCATTGACCGACGCCCGCGCCCAGATCCTGCGCCGCGCCCGCTGA
- a CDS encoding carbohydrate ABC transporter permease, which translates to MQERVPLPTSPPRQRRRWSYNRFQQRAAPYLFTSPFFILFLIFGLFPLGFSLFLAFHLWNPLDGLGNWEYVGWDNFKLALGAPDQFWVSLKITVWIGLLSGVPQHLVALPLAFVINQALRRWQSGISTILFLPYITNAVAITIVFGMLFSENLGLLNYGLSLVGLGPVRWLALPELVPVSVATVVFWRYVGWNVILYLSGLQAISEDVYEAATVDGANNVQKFFYITLPLLRPMMFYAFTLTIVGNMQLFEEPFILLGQAGGSGGAALTSAMHIFNVAFRDLDMGYGSAMAWLLFLAIFILSMINNYLFSRGGGRS; encoded by the coding sequence ATGCAAGAACGAGTGCCCCTGCCCACCAGCCCGCCCCGCCAGCGCCGCCGCTGGAGCTACAACCGCTTTCAGCAGCGCGCCGCACCGTATCTGTTCACCAGTCCGTTCTTCATCCTGTTCCTGATCTTCGGGTTGTTTCCGCTGGGCTTCAGCCTGTTCCTGGCCTTTCACCTGTGGAATCCACTCGACGGGCTGGGCAACTGGGAGTACGTGGGCTGGGACAACTTCAAGCTGGCGCTGGGCGCACCAGACCAGTTCTGGGTATCGCTGAAGATCACCGTCTGGATTGGCCTGCTGTCGGGGGTGCCGCAACATCTGGTGGCGCTGCCGCTGGCCTTCGTCATCAACCAGGCCCTGCGCCGGTGGCAGAGCGGCATCAGCACGATCCTTTTTCTGCCGTACATCACCAACGCCGTGGCGATCACGATTGTCTTCGGGATGCTGTTCTCGGAGAACCTGGGGCTGCTGAACTACGGACTGTCGCTGGTGGGGCTGGGGCCTGTGCGCTGGCTGGCGCTTCCGGAACTGGTGCCGGTGTCGGTGGCCACCGTGGTGTTCTGGCGCTACGTGGGCTGGAACGTGATCCTGTATCTGAGCGGCCTGCAGGCCATCAGCGAGGACGTGTACGAGGCGGCCACGGTGGACGGCGCGAACAACGTGCAGAAGTTTTTCTATATCACGCTGCCGCTGCTGCGCCCGATGATGTTTTACGCCTTCACGCTGACCATCGTGGGCAACATGCAGTTGTTCGAGGAACCCTTCATCCTGCTGGGTCAGGCGGGCGGCAGCGGCGGCGCGGCGCTGACCTCGGCCATGCACATCTTCAACGTGGCCTTCCGTGACCTGGATATGGGGTACGGCTCAGCAATGGCTTGGCTGCTGTTCCTGGCGATCTTCATCCTGAGCATGATCAACAACTACCTGTTCTCCCGTGGCGGAGGCCGCTCGTGA
- a CDS encoding carbohydrate ABC transporter permease: protein MTTQPLETTVSPPRPPRRSPRFTLSRAGLWIFVGLACFLSLVPFYLMFVWASLPSSQIFTVPPHLWFGDALTSNFQKMMAATDNHALRQFWNSLYIAILSTVTTLFFCSLAGFAFAMYEFKGKRYLFGFILITMLIPPLVMDIPSFLVMNNFLHWIGTPRTLWVPGMANAFGIFLMRQYIFSALPKSLIEAARLDGATEFGIYTRVVLPLIRPILATLGIVTFVGSWNNFKGALIMRLSEDSTMTLPLSLRKITGGATNINADWGATLMMVVLTVLPLLIIFLLASRQVISGLTSGAVKD, encoded by the coding sequence ATGACCACACAGCCTCTTGAAACCACGGTGTCTCCCCCCAGGCCACCCCGGCGTTCGCCCAGGTTCACGCTGAGCCGCGCGGGTCTGTGGATCTTCGTGGGCCTGGCCTGCTTCCTGTCGCTGGTGCCGTTCTACCTGATGTTCGTGTGGGCCTCGCTGCCCAGCTCGCAGATCTTCACCGTGCCGCCGCACCTGTGGTTCGGGGACGCGCTGACCAGCAACTTCCAGAAGATGATGGCAGCGACCGACAACCATGCCCTGCGTCAGTTCTGGAACTCGCTGTACATCGCCATCCTCTCCACCGTGACCACGCTATTCTTCTGCTCACTGGCGGGCTTCGCGTTCGCCATGTATGAGTTCAAGGGCAAGCGCTACCTGTTCGGCTTCATCCTGATCACGATGCTGATTCCGCCACTGGTGATGGACATTCCCTCCTTCCTGGTGATGAACAACTTCTTGCACTGGATCGGCACGCCGCGCACCCTGTGGGTGCCGGGCATGGCCAATGCCTTCGGGATTTTCCTGATGCGCCAGTACATCTTTTCCGCGCTGCCCAAATCGCTGATCGAGGCCGCCCGGCTGGACGGCGCCACCGAATTCGGCATCTACACCCGTGTGGTGCTTCCTCTGATCCGCCCGATTCTGGCGACGCTGGGCATCGTGACCTTCGTGGGGTCGTGGAACAACTTCAAGGGCGCGCTGATCATGCGCCTGAGCGAGGACAGCACTATGACCCTGCCGCTGTCGCTGCGCAAGATCACCGGCGGCGCGACGAATATCAATGCCGACTGGGGCGCGACGCTGATGATGGTGGTGCTGACGGTGTTGCCGCTGCTGATCATTTTCCTGCTTGCCAGCCGTCAGGTCATTTCCGGGCTCACCAGCGGCGCGGTCAAGGACTGA
- a CDS encoding GH1 family beta-glucosidase codes for MTANTNQPNPEIFPPRFTWGVATSSYQIEGAAHEDGRSPSIWDTFCATPGKVLNGDSGDVACDHYHRLEGDLDLIASLGVNAYRFSVAWPRIVPEGRGKTNQAGLDFYSRLVDGLLTRGITPWLTLYHWDLPQVLQDRGGWPARDTALALGDYAAVVTDALGDRVEHWITINEPWVAAFMGYGNGIHAPGHTDLAESFAASHHLLLAHGLALQAIRANVPGAKAGITLNLAASYPATDSEADRAAAWRQDGFANRWYLDPVFGRGYPQDMVELLGAASPQAQGLVRDGDLDIIGAPTDFLGVNMYSRSVVADAPGSGFLDVRQLRVEGSEYTGFDWEVAPQSLTDLMVRLQHDYNPPAIYITENGATYPDTVAEDGTVHDQERTRYFQQHLAALGAAITGGAKMAGYFAWSLMDNFEWAEGYDKRFGIVHVDFETQARTLKQSGRWYRDFLTRAQEGQPA; via the coding sequence ATGACAGCCAACACCAACCAACCCAACCCGGAAATCTTCCCACCGCGTTTCACCTGGGGCGTCGCCACCAGCAGCTACCAGATCGAGGGGGCCGCGCACGAGGATGGCCGTAGCCCCAGCATCTGGGACACCTTCTGCGCCACACCGGGCAAAGTCCTGAACGGCGACAGTGGCGACGTGGCCTGTGACCACTACCACCGCCTGGAGGGCGATCTCGACCTGATCGCCTCCCTGGGGGTTAACGCCTACCGATTCAGCGTGGCCTGGCCACGCATCGTGCCGGAGGGACGGGGAAAAACCAACCAGGCTGGGCTGGACTTCTACTCACGGCTGGTGGACGGCCTGCTGACGCGGGGCATCACGCCGTGGCTGACGCTGTACCACTGGGACCTGCCACAGGTGTTACAGGACCGGGGCGGCTGGCCCGCCCGCGACACGGCGCTGGCGCTGGGCGACTACGCCGCAGTGGTGACCGACGCCCTCGGAGACCGGGTGGAGCACTGGATTACCATCAACGAGCCGTGGGTGGCCGCGTTCATGGGCTACGGCAACGGCATTCACGCGCCGGGCCATACGGATCTGGCCGAGAGTTTCGCGGCCTCCCACCACCTGCTGCTGGCGCATGGGCTGGCCTTGCAGGCCATCCGTGCCAACGTGCCCGGCGCCAAGGCCGGCATCACCCTGAACCTGGCGGCATCGTACCCGGCCACCGACAGCGAGGCAGATAGGGCTGCCGCGTGGCGCCAGGACGGCTTTGCCAACCGCTGGTACCTGGATCCGGTGTTCGGACGCGGCTACCCGCAGGACATGGTGGAGTTGCTGGGCGCGGCCAGTCCGCAGGCGCAGGGGCTGGTGAGGGACGGCGATCTGGACATCATCGGTGCCCCCACCGATTTTCTGGGCGTCAACATGTACTCGCGCAGCGTGGTGGCCGACGCCCCTGGCAGCGGATTCCTGGACGTGAGGCAACTGCGTGTGGAGGGCAGCGAGTACACCGGCTTCGACTGGGAGGTGGCGCCGCAGAGCCTGACCGATCTGATGGTGCGGCTGCAACACGACTACAATCCGCCCGCCATCTACATCACGGAGAACGGCGCGACGTATCCCGACACCGTGGCGGAGGACGGCACCGTGCACGACCAGGAGCGCACCCGCTACTTCCAGCAGCATCTCGCCGCGCTGGGGGCCGCCATCACCGGCGGCGCGAAGATGGCCGGGTACTTCGCCTGGTCACTGATGGATAACTTCGAGTGGGCCGAGGGCTACGACAAGCGCTTCGGCATCGTGCATGTGGATTTTGAAACGCAGGCGCGGACCCTCAAGCAGTCGGGGCGCTGGTACCGCGACTTCCTGACCCGCGCCCAGGAGGGCCAGCCCGCATGA
- a CDS encoding glycoside hydrolase family 43 protein, with translation MTSQLERPARPGTVTVTNPVLRGFHPDPSIVRVGQDYYLATSTFQWYPGVAIYHSRDLVNWRPAAQPLTRTTLLDMRGNADSGGIWAPALSHDGERFHLIYTDVKSWGSAEVFKDSHNFLTTAEQIEGPWSEPVYLNSSGFDPSLFHDTHGSTVVDEGGDGRKWFVNMRWDHRQGRNRFSGIVLQEYSPEERRLVGPREIIFEGTELGVTEAPHLFRRGGWYYLLTAEGGTSYEHAVTLARSRSLHGPYEVHPDNPVLSAVDAPGLPIQKSGHASFTNTPDGQWLLAYLCGRPLSEQGECPLGRETALQALVWDEDGWPRLASGGHHPQLHTELPALPPQPWPTPPARDGFSSMTLRPEWMTLRAPAELMGVELTGHSLRLTGHESLNSKHRLALVGRRLQSLEARFRTALSFDPEDFQQMAGVCAYYDSRNWVFLRLSRDETLGRTLALLQSENGAYRELLSQEVPVGNADPVELGLVYSGGQFWFEYSVDGETWQSIGDRLSAGLLSDEHCGGLSFTGTFLALTCQDLSGRGRTAEFHWAEYTETE, from the coding sequence ATGACCTCGCAGCTGGAGCGGCCAGCACGGCCGGGGACCGTAACGGTCACCAACCCGGTGCTGCGCGGCTTTCATCCCGATCCCAGCATCGTGCGGGTGGGCCAGGACTATTATCTCGCCACCAGCACCTTCCAGTGGTATCCCGGCGTGGCGATCTACCACTCGCGTGATCTGGTGAACTGGCGGCCCGCCGCGCAGCCGCTGACCCGGACGACACTGCTGGACATGCGCGGCAACGCCGATTCCGGTGGAATCTGGGCACCGGCCCTGTCCCATGACGGCGAGCGCTTCCACCTGATCTACACCGACGTGAAAAGCTGGGGCAGCGCCGAGGTCTTCAAGGACAGCCACAACTTCCTGACCACGGCGGAGCAGATCGAAGGCCCGTGGTCCGAGCCGGTGTACCTGAATTCCAGCGGCTTTGACCCCAGCCTCTTTCACGACACACACGGCAGCACGGTGGTGGACGAGGGCGGCGACGGGCGCAAGTGGTTTGTCAACATGCGCTGGGACCACCGCCAGGGGCGCAACCGCTTCTCGGGCATCGTGCTGCAGGAGTACAGCCCGGAAGAGCGGCGACTCGTTGGCCCCCGTGAAATTATCTTCGAGGGGACTGAACTGGGCGTGACCGAAGCCCCCCACCTGTTCCGCCGTGGCGGCTGGTACTACCTGCTGACGGCGGAGGGCGGCACGAGTTACGAACACGCGGTAACGCTGGCCCGTTCGCGCAGCCTTCACGGCCCCTACGAGGTACATCCCGACAACCCGGTCCTGAGCGCCGTGGACGCGCCGGGATTGCCGATTCAGAAAAGCGGGCACGCCAGCTTCACCAACACGCCCGACGGACAATGGCTGCTGGCCTACCTGTGCGGGCGGCCCCTGAGCGAGCAGGGCGAGTGCCCGCTGGGCCGCGAGACGGCGCTGCAAGCCCTGGTCTGGGACGAGGACGGCTGGCCGCGTCTGGCCTCCGGCGGGCACCACCCGCAGTTGCACACCGAATTGCCTGCGCTGCCCCCGCAGCCGTGGCCCACACCACCCGCACGCGATGGGTTCAGTAGCATGACTCTGCGCCCCGAGTGGATGACCCTGCGTGCGCCCGCCGAATTGATGGGCGTGGAGCTGACCGGCCACAGCCTGCGCCTTACGGGGCACGAATCGCTGAACAGCAAACATCGGCTGGCCCTGGTGGGCCGCCGGCTGCAATCGCTGGAGGCTCGCTTCCGCACGGCGCTCAGCTTTGATCCCGAGGATTTCCAGCAGATGGCGGGCGTGTGCGCCTACTATGACTCGCGCAACTGGGTCTTCCTGCGCCTGAGCCGCGACGAGACGCTGGGCCGCACCCTGGCGCTGCTCCAGAGCGAGAACGGCGCCTACCGCGAACTGCTGTCACAGGAAGTTCCGGTGGGTAACGCCGATCCAGTGGAGCTTGGACTGGTGTATTCGGGTGGACAGTTTTGGTTTGAGTACAGCGTGGACGGTGAGACCTGGCAATCTATCGGTGACAGGCTGAGCGCGGGGCTGCTGAGCGATGAGCACTGCGGCGGCCTGAGCTTCACAGGGACCTTCCTGGCGCTGACCTGTCAGGACCTGAGCGGGCGGGGCAGGACGGCAGAATTTCACTGGGCCGAGTACACGGAGACCGAGTGA
- a CDS encoding glycoside hydrolase family 3 protein, producing MKHLLTAALLLTGVAGAQAVPRLSPSEAESRARAVLETMTLDEKIGQVSMAHFFRFLEGGRSGPIAPNAGEILSRLRPGATLNGGGDAPQPNTPRGWADTLRGLEALGREGLPGGLPAVFGTDAVHGVNNVPGATLYPHNLGLGAAFDPALTQEISRATAADMRSMNMDWNFSPVADLGRDPRWGRFYETFGESPWLVADQVAAAVTGLQSGGVAATLKHFVGYGSPGLGRDRANAEISERALHELNLPPFQAGIRAGALAVMANSGSVNGLPVHASHELLTGVLREELSFGGLVVSDWNDVERLVTVYKTHADLVQAAAASVNAGIDLYMVPNDVEKYGAALKEAVEDGQVSPARLDEAALRVLTFKAQLGLMDARPAGSGVLIDHRALAKRAAAATLTLLENDQTLPLKKGRVLVTGPAMDSAAIQLGGWSVNWQGVGKGNVTDVPKISSLATALKASAPASLTVSALPDTKRAALLQAAAKADTIIVALGEPPAAESQANNSTLSLPPAQIGLLRDVLGTGKPVVLVLMAGRPVLLPEDLQNRVSAFVMAYLPGSEGGAALADALYGRTGFPGRLPFTWPGTLGEAGLTADRPPEGAGEAPLPLYPLGFGRDYTSFRTTDAGAVATDAGVRVNVTVTNTGDVAGTGTFIVNASLPPTGNLETVRRPVGVVRAALKPGEARTLSLMVPLERLEAFTGDVFGPVIGKVQDGLYMFQIGDETAAVNLP from the coding sequence GTGAAGCATCTGCTGACCGCCGCGCTGCTGCTGACCGGGGTGGCCGGGGCACAGGCCGTGCCCCGACTATCCCCCTCTGAAGCCGAGAGCCGCGCGCGCGCCGTGCTGGAGACCATGACGCTGGACGAGAAGATCGGGCAGGTCAGCATGGCGCATTTCTTCCGTTTTCTGGAGGGCGGGCGCAGCGGGCCCATTGCCCCGAACGCGGGCGAGATCCTGTCCAGGCTCAGGCCCGGCGCGACGCTCAACGGCGGTGGGGACGCTCCGCAGCCCAACACACCGCGAGGCTGGGCCGACACCCTGCGCGGGCTGGAGGCGCTGGGCCGCGAGGGGCTGCCCGGCGGCCTGCCTGCCGTTTTCGGCACCGATGCAGTGCACGGCGTCAACAACGTGCCGGGCGCAACGCTGTACCCGCACAACCTCGGGCTTGGCGCGGCCTTCGACCCGGCGCTGACCCAGGAGATCTCGCGCGCCACTGCCGCCGACATGCGGTCCATGAATATGGACTGGAATTTCAGCCCGGTGGCCGATCTGGGCCGCGATCCACGCTGGGGGCGCTTCTACGAGACCTTCGGCGAATCGCCGTGGCTGGTGGCCGATCAGGTGGCCGCCGCCGTGACGGGCCTGCAATCGGGCGGGGTGGCCGCCACCCTCAAGCATTTCGTGGGGTACGGCTCGCCGGGACTGGGCCGGGACCGGGCCAATGCGGAGATCAGCGAGCGCGCCCTGCACGAGCTGAATCTGCCGCCCTTTCAAGCGGGCATCCGGGCCGGAGCGCTGGCCGTCATGGCCAACAGCGGCAGCGTCAACGGCCTGCCGGTTCACGCCTCGCACGAGCTGCTGACCGGGGTACTCCGGGAGGAGCTGAGCTTTGGCGGACTGGTGGTCAGCGACTGGAACGACGTTGAGCGGCTCGTGACGGTCTACAAGACCCACGCCGATCTGGTGCAGGCCGCCGCCGCCAGTGTCAACGCCGGGATTGACCTGTACATGGTGCCGAACGACGTGGAGAAATACGGCGCCGCACTGAAGGAAGCGGTGGAGGATGGGCAGGTCTCCCCCGCCCGACTGGACGAGGCGGCCCTGCGGGTACTGACGTTCAAGGCCCAGCTGGGCCTGATGGACGCCCGGCCTGCGGGGAGCGGTGTCCTGATCGATCACCGGGCACTGGCGAAACGGGCCGCTGCCGCAACCCTGACGCTGCTGGAAAATGACCAGACCCTGCCCCTCAAGAAAGGACGGGTGCTGGTGACCGGCCCGGCGATGGACAGCGCGGCCATTCAACTGGGCGGCTGGAGCGTCAACTGGCAGGGCGTGGGCAAGGGCAACGTGACGGACGTGCCAAAAATCAGCAGCCTGGCCACCGCCCTGAAGGCCTCGGCTCCGGCAAGTTTGACTGTCAGCGCCCTGCCCGACACCAAACGCGCGGCGCTGCTGCAAGCTGCGGCGAAGGCAGACACCATTATTGTGGCGCTGGGTGAGCCGCCCGCTGCGGAAAGTCAGGCGAACAATTCCACGCTGTCGCTGCCTCCCGCACAGATTGGACTGCTGCGCGACGTGCTGGGCACTGGCAAACCGGTGGTGCTGGTGCTGATGGCGGGCCGACCGGTCCTGCTGCCCGAAGACCTTCAGAACCGCGTTTCGGCCTTCGTGATGGCCTACCTGCCCGGCAGTGAGGGCGGCGCCGCTCTGGCTGACGCGCTGTATGGCCGCACCGGCTTTCCAGGCCGTCTGCCTTTTACCTGGCCCGGAACTTTGGGAGAGGCAGGCCTGACTGCTGATCGTCCCCCCGAGGGCGCGGGCGAGGCGCCTTTGCCCCTGTATCCACTGGGCTTCGGGCGCGATTACACCTCCTTCCGCACCACCGACGCAGGAGCAGTCGCGACAGATGCCGGCGTCCGGGTCAACGTCACTGTGACGAACACGGGCGATGTGGCAGGCACCGGAACATTCATTGTCAACGCCAGCCTGCCACCGACAGGAAATCTGGAAACGGTCAGACGGCCAGTCGGTGTCGTCCGGGCCGCACTGAAACCGGGTGAAGCCCGCACGTTGAGCCTGATGGTTCCACTGGAGCGGCTGGAAGCCTTCACGGGTGACGTTTTTGGTCCGGTTATCGGCAAGGTGCAGGATGGCCTATACATGTTTCAGATAGGAGACGAAACGGCCGCGGTCAACCTACCCTGA
- a CDS encoding aspartate kinase — MSDTLLVMKFGGTNMQDAAAIRHSASLAGRSISAGVRVVVVVSAMAGVTNTLLALADAAESGDIAAANDEIAALRTRHFTAAQELGAAPDSATVRDIREMHETLRQAVYGVYLLRELTPRSRDLIVAFGERLSAPLMALALEAQSYRAHHLTGGEAGILTDHHFGNAKPLPTTYERVKDRLSGLLAAGVTPVISGFMGETDRGAITTLGRGGTDFSATIIGKALGADEVWAWKDVDGVMSADPRVVADARNISTLSYGEVMELAYFGAKVLHPLAVTPLQESGIPLRVKSAADPDFPGTLVQAQALDEAGHPVKAVTAIRNVSIINISGAGVLGIPEVIASVFDAIARENITLLMVSQSSSMSNVSLAVQSGDAERTLSALRAGVSRELKVDRQSDVAVLAIVGSGMRGQRGVSARLFTALASQDINILMISQGSSELNISVAIEGLQVDDATRAVHTAFGLGTPAAASI; from the coding sequence ATGAGCGACACCCTTCTGGTGATGAAATTCGGTGGCACCAACATGCAGGATGCCGCAGCCATCCGCCACAGCGCTTCTCTGGCGGGGCGCAGCATCTCGGCAGGCGTGCGAGTGGTGGTGGTGGTTTCCGCCATGGCGGGCGTGACCAACACACTCCTTGCACTGGCTGACGCGGCTGAGTCTGGTGACATCGCTGCGGCCAACGACGAGATCGCCGCGCTGCGAACCCGCCACTTCACGGCGGCGCAGGAACTTGGCGCTGCGCCCGACAGTGCCACCGTGCGCGACATCCGCGAGATGCACGAGACGCTGCGTCAGGCGGTCTACGGCGTTTACCTACTGCGCGAGCTGACGCCCCGCAGCCGTGACCTGATCGTGGCGTTCGGCGAGCGCCTCTCGGCCCCGCTGATGGCGCTGGCCCTTGAAGCCCAGAGCTACCGCGCCCATCACCTGACCGGCGGCGAGGCGGGCATTCTGACCGATCATCATTTCGGCAATGCCAAGCCGCTGCCCACCACCTACGAGCGGGTCAAGGATCGCCTGAGCGGACTCCTGGCGGCGGGGGTCACCCCGGTGATTTCCGGGTTCATGGGGGAAACCGATCGCGGCGCGATCACCACGCTGGGCCGCGGCGGCACCGATTTTTCGGCCACCATTATCGGCAAGGCGCTGGGCGCGGACGAGGTCTGGGCCTGGAAGGACGTGGACGGGGTGATGAGCGCTGATCCTAGAGTGGTGGCCGACGCCCGCAACATTTCCACCCTCAGCTACGGGGAGGTCATGGAACTGGCCTACTTCGGCGCCAAGGTGCTGCACCCGCTGGCCGTCACGCCCTTGCAGGAAAGCGGTATTCCGCTGCGGGTCAAGAGCGCGGCCGATCCCGACTTTCCCGGAACACTGGTGCAGGCCCAGGCCCTGGACGAGGCCGGGCACCCGGTCAAGGCCGTCACCGCCATCCGCAATGTCTCGATCATCAATATCAGCGGTGCGGGCGTACTGGGCATTCCAGAGGTCATCGCCAGCGTGTTTGACGCGATTGCCCGCGAGAACATCACGCTGCTGATGGTGTCTCAGAGCAGCTCGATGAGCAACGTTTCGCTGGCGGTCCAGAGTGGCGACGCCGAGCGCACGCTGTCCGCCCTGCGCGCTGGTGTCAGCCGCGAACTCAAGGTGGACCGCCAATCCGACGTGGCGGTCCTGGCCATCGTGGGCAGCGGCATGCGCGGTCAACGTGGCGTTTCCGCCCGGCTCTTCACCGCCCTTGCCAGCCAGGACATCAATATTCTGATGATCTCTCAGGGCAGCAGCGAGTTGAACATTTCTGTCGCCATTGAAGGCCTGCAAGTGGACGACGCCACACGCGCCGTGCATACCGCCTTCGGCCTGGGCACTCCAGCCGCAGCGAGCATATGA
- a CDS encoding CopD family protein, whose protein sequence is MIADLLPRLLLYLGAVLLVGGVAARRLLTPAHPRLAWLGAGLALLVAGGGLGVSTTLADLGFTAPTDILDYLTGTAAGRSVLVLWIGSLVLLAAELAALTWLAALGACGVLLWGLAGIGHGASHGQGVHVLHTLHAGAMCLWLGGVSALLTSRGASAALARRFTPYALGSVLILGVSGVWMSVEHAGNLLQLPESAYGRSLLLKLALVILALLAATVVRSAFARGQGVRPRLAAEALTLLAVLGVTASLSGQAPPTHESGSQHSAH, encoded by the coding sequence GTGATCGCCGACCTGCTGCCCAGGCTGCTGCTGTACCTGGGCGCGGTGCTGTTGGTGGGCGGCGTCGCGGCCCGTCGCCTGCTGACGCCAGCCCACCCGCGCCTCGCGTGGCTGGGTGCAGGACTGGCGCTCCTCGTTGCGGGCGGCGGTCTGGGGGTGTCCACCACCCTGGCCGATCTGGGCTTCACCGCTCCCACCGACATTCTGGATTACCTGACGGGCACGGCGGCTGGCCGTTCCGTGTTGGTTTTGTGGATAGGCAGTCTCGTCCTGCTGGCCGCCGAGCTTGCGGCGTTGACGTGGCTTGCGGCGCTGGGGGCTTGCGGCGTGCTGCTGTGGGGACTGGCTGGCATTGGCCACGGAGCCTCACACGGGCAGGGTGTGCACGTCCTGCACACCCTGCACGCCGGGGCGATGTGCCTGTGGCTGGGTGGCGTGTCCGCGCTCCTGACCTCACGTGGGGCCTCCGCCGCCCTGGCCCGCAGATTCACTCCCTATGCCCTGGGATCGGTTCTGATCCTGGGCGTGAGTGGAGTGTGGATGTCAGTGGAGCATGCGGGCAACCTGCTCCAGCTCCCCGAATCGGCATATGGACGGTCCCTGCTCCTCAAGCTCGCACTGGTGATTCTGGCGCTCCTGGCCGCCACCGTCGTTCGCTCTGCTTTCGCACGCGGCCAGGGGGTGCGCCCTCGTCTGGCCGCCGAGGCGCTTACCCTGCTGGCCGTGCTGGGCGTGACTGCCTCGCTATCGGGGCAGGCTCCGCCCACCCACGAGTCCGGAAGCCAGCATTCGGCACACTAA